The following nucleotide sequence is from uncultured Draconibacterium sp..
ATTCGTTTTTTTCTCCAATCCCTGGAATGGCGCAGGTTTTAGGAGGGAATAAAAAAAGGGATTCCCTCAAAACTGAAGAAATCCCCGCTTTGGTGACCCTACCGGGATTCGAACCCAGATCATAAGAACCGGAATCTTACATTCTATCCATTGAACTATAGGGCCGGTATTGGCTGCAAAAGTAACAAAATTCCCGAATGTCAGTAAGCAAATTGCAAGTTAGCTTACCAATAAATGTTGATAAAATCGTCCTCTTCACTCATCACACATTTTTTTATATCGCTACATTTGTCGGCATAAAGCTATGACTATGGAGGAGAAAACAGGACTGGCCATAAAGAAGTTTAACGATTACGTTGACTCTTTTTCCGGACTCAGCGAAGATCAGCTTCTGAATTTCGAGATAAAGAAAAATCATTCAATACGTGTTGCCGATCTTGCTCTACTGTTGGCTAAAAATATGGAGCTCAACGAAACGGAAGCTCAGCTTGCCTATTTGATAGGATTGTTTCACGATATAGGAAGGTTTCGGCAGTTGAAAGAATACAACACTTTTAATGATGCCAAATCGGTTGATCATGCAGAGTTAGGAATTGACGTTTTGCGGCAAGGCGACTTTTTTAATGAGTTGGATGACGGTCAGGTAGAATTGATATTCCTGGCAATTCAACAGCACAATAAGCTGGGGCTTACAAAGAATATGACAGATAAAGAACGGCTTTTTGCCAAACTAATTCGCGATGCCGATAAGCTTGATATCCTGCGAGTAATAACCGATTATTATTCCAATCCGAAGGCAACGCCAAACCATACTTTAACCTGGGAGATGCCAAAAGGAGGAACGGTATCTAAAGATGTTTCGAAACAGATATTGAAAGGAGCCCCGGTGGCAAAAGAAAGCATTACAAACGAGCTTGATATAAAGGTTATGCAGCTTTCGTGGGTGTACGATTTAAACTACAGACCGTCGTTCGAGATAATGATGGAGAAGCGTTACCTGGAGAAAATCTATAACTCAATGCCCAAAAACGATACGGTAATTGAAATTTACCGAAAAGTAAAAGTATTTGTAGAAAACAAGTTGATTGCCTGATGCAGAAAATCATAACGGTATCGACACCGCAACATAACATACTGGTTGACATTACTTCTGAAGTAGAGGAAGTAGTGAAGATGACTGGTATTAAAAGTGGTTTGGTAAACGTTTATGTGCAGGGAGCAACAGCAGGAATTATGATTCAGGAAAACTGGGATGATTCGGTACAGAATGATGTGGTGAGCCTGTTGAAAAAACTAATACCCGCTGGTGTTTGGGAACACGATGCGCAAGATAATAATGGTGATTCGCATCTGAAAGCTGGAATGGTAGGTCCGAGTGAAACAATCCCAATCGTGAATGGCAAAATGGGCCTGTCTACCTGGCAAAATATATTTTTATGCGAATTCGATGGGCCAAGAAATTCCCGAAATATTGTTATAACCTTAATTGATTCTGAAAAATAATGGCGAACAGGCTGGTATGCATGTGTAATTTTGTTGATGAAGCAGAGATAAAAAAACTGTTGGAAAAAGGAGCCGATTCTACAGCTCAGATTCAATCGTTAACACGTGCCGGAACATCTTGTGGTCGTTGTTTGCCCGTTATTGATGGTTTGGTTGAAGAGCATTTAAAAACAAAACCCAAGCCACAACAAGGAAAGCTGCGACTCGGGTTTTAAACACAACATCAAAATATTTTCGTTAGAAGTATCTTGGCGATACCACTTCTTCTTTCTTAAATCTTAGTTCGTAAGAGATCATTACTTCGTGGGTTCCATTGCTGTAATGTTTCATGTTGTTCGTAGTAAAATCAATGGCGTAACCAACCCTTAATTTCTGGTCAAATATCCATTGAGCAATAAACCCGTAAGAAGAACCTGTACGATACATTGCTCCGAGCCATAGTTTCTCTTTTATCAGGAAGTTTCCTGTAAGGTCGAACTGAAGGGGAGTACCAGTTTCAGAAGTAAACGAAGCCTTGGTAAACATGGTAGGCTTGAATTTTACATTCTCACCCATATCAAAAACGGCACCGGCAATCAGGAAATAGTGACGTAGTTCTCCTTCGACAGAAAAGCTTTCCATATCGTTTTCAAAGGTGGTGCTTACCAGTTTCGGAACTGAAAGGCCTACATAGGCTCTTTTGCTGTATAAAAAGGCACCTACACCAAAGTTTGGTTTGAATGCATTTTTTATTTCACCTGAAAAATTCGGGTCGCCCGGGTCTAAAATGGTATATTGAGATAAGTTGTTGGAGTAATTGGTAAAACCACCTTTAAGTCCCAACCTCAAATTTGTTTTCTCGCTGACGGGAACCAGGTAAGAATAATCGGCAAAAACATAAAAACGTTTTTCCAATCCTGTTTTATCATTCATTACATTTAATCCCAATGCCACACGTTCATTTTTTAGTGGAGCCTGTACCGAGAAGGTATAAGTTGTAGGAGCTCCGTCCCAACCAGTCCACTGATGACGCCCAAGAGCCATAAATCCTACGGACTCCCATGTACCGGCATAAGCCGGGTTAATGGTTTGTGTATTGAACATGTATTGTGTAAACATCGGATCCTGTTGGGCATTTGAAGTGAATGCTGCTACTACTATTGCCAGAATCCCTAAACCTTTGATTATATTTAATTTTGCTTTCATCATTTTAAATTTTTTCAGATTGGACATTCATTAATTAATCAATTAATTATTTAGGAATATAAATCCGGTAATAGGTTCTTTACTTCCATCATTAAAGTATAAGATGTAGTAGTAGGTTGCTGTAGGTAGCTGGTCGTCACCTACCTGCATATCATGCATTGATCTGCCGTCCCACCATGCATCTACATCTCCCCAGTAGTCTTCATTTCCATAGCGTTCCTGCTCATAAACCAGGTTGCCCCATCTGTTAAATATTTCTATTCTGGCATCCGTGTAATCGTCTCCTAATACTCTTTCTTCACTGCCACCCTGGTCGCCTGTACAGTAAATCATCATTTTGAAATAATCGTTGTAACCATCCTGGTTTGGAGAGAAGGCGTTTGGAATAACCGGTTCTCCACATGCAAACCGTTCAGGTACTGGTCGGTCATCAACTGCATCTCTCCAGTCACGTACACCATCATCATCAGTATCCTGCAGGTAGGCATCAGATCCGATAGCATTTTGTCCGGGCCCCCATTCTTCGGTAGTGGTGTTGTAAGTATCGTAAGCGTCATCCAGACCATCACCGTCGGCATCGCTGCCAATGTAACTTACATCTGCTATTGAGTCATTAGGGAATTCATCCCAACCTTCAACGATATCGTCTTCTCCCTCGTTATCAGTATTGGTATCCAGGTAATCCGGAGTACCGTCTAAGTCCATATCCCATGGCTCGTAAGTAATACCATTGCTGGAAGGATCGTAGGCATCATCCCATCCATCGTTGTTTGAATCGGTACCCAGCGGGAAGATATAGTCGTATTCTCCATCTTCGGCAATTGTTGATTGCCACTCAATGTTGTCAACAATTCCGTCGTTATCAGAATCGATGTCTAAACGGTCAACAATACCATCACCATCTGAATCCAATGATGTTTGATCAAGAGCGTTTTCTTCCTCGATGATATCCAGAATACCGTCATCATCGTCATCAAGGTCATCAAGGTCAGGTACACCGTCGCAATCAGTATCAACAAGAACCTGTATAGTTACTTCTGCAGTGTCGCAGTTTTCAGTATTAACAGTATGGCATACTGAGTAAGTGAATGTAATAACAGCTTCAGTTGGATCTTCATTTGTATAAAGTAGATTACCATCAGTAACACTTACACCTTCCGGCAGATCGGTAAGAATAGTAAAGCTTACATTTTCGCGGGTAAATCCTTCGTCGTTGGCAAACAAATCAAGATCTCCTGAAACTGTTCCGTTCGGACAGTAAACTAAAGTAAGCATATCATCATTCGCTTTGAATGGATCGAAACCACAGTCAGCATCACCTTCTTCAACGGTTACAGTGGCTGTACATGTTGCTTCGTTTCCGCACTCATCAATTGCAGTTAAAGTAACCTGGTTTTCACCAACGTTGTCGCAGTTGAAAGTTTCCTGGCTGATAAACATTGTTGCGATACTACCGCAAGCATCAGTTGCACCACCGTTGATATCATCAACAGTTATAGTTGCAACACCGTTTGCATCCAGTTGAATAGTGATGTCGTTACAGGTAACTTCAGGAGCAGTGTTGTCCGAAACAACCACTGTCTGTGTAAATGAAGTTTCATTACCACAGTCGTCAGTAGCTGTCCATGTACGAGTTAATGTATAGCTGTTTGCACAGTCACCGTCAGTTCTAGTTTCAGTAAATACAACCTGAACATCCGAATCGCAATTATCAGTAGCAGTCAGCACAACAGCTTCCAGAGGTTGCATTTCCACAGTCGTCAGTAGCTGTCCATGTACGAGTTAATGTATAGCTGTTTGCACAGTCACCGTCAGTTTTTGTTTCAGTAAATACAACCGGAACATCCGAATCGCAATTATCGGCAGCAGTCAGCACAATAGCCTCAACAACGTTATCACACTCAGCAGTAATTTCTGCTGTTGGTAATGTTTCGTTGAAAGTTGGAGCAGTGTTGTCAGAAACAATCACTGTTTGTGTAAATGAAGATTCATTATCACAGTCGTCAGTAGCTGTCCATGTACGAGTTAAAGTATAGCTGTTTGCGCAGTCACCGTCAGTTCTTGTTTCAGTAAATACAACCTGAACATCTGTATCGCAATTATCAGCAGCAGTCAGCACAACAGCCTCAACAAAGTTATCACACTCAGCAGTTATTTCTGCTGTTGGTAATGTTTCGTTGAAAGTTGGAGCAGTGTTGTCAGATACAGTTACTGTTTGAGTATGAGAAGTTTCATTGCCACAGTCGTCAGTAGCTGTCCATGTACGGGTTAAAGTATAGCTGTTTGCGCAGTCGCCGTCAGTTCTTGTTTCAGTAAATACAACCGGAACATCTGTATCGCAATTATCAGCAGCAGTCAGTACAACAGCCTCCACAACGTTATCACACTCCGCAGTAATTTCTGCTGTTGGTAATGTTTCGTTGAAAGCAGGAGCTGTATTATCAGAAACAGTTACTGTTTGTGTAAATGAAGTTTCATTTCCACAGTCGTCAGTAGCTGTCCATGTACGTGTTAAAGTATAGCTGTTTGCGCAGTCACCGTCAGTTCTTGTTTCAGTAAATACAACAGGAACATCTGTATCGCAATTATCAGCAGCAGTCAACACGTCAGCCTCTACAACGTTATCACACTCCGTAGTAATTTCTGCTGTTGGTAATGTTTCGTTGAAAGTTGGAGCAGTGTTGTCAGATACAGTTACTGTTTGAGTATGAGAAGTTTCATTTCCACAGTCGTCAGTAGCTGTCCATGTACGAGTTAAAGTATAGCTGTTTGCACAGTCACCGTCAGTTCTTGTTTCAGTAAATACAACCGGAACATCTGTATCGCAATTATCAGCAGCGGTCAGCACAACAGCCTCCACAACGTTATCACACTCAGCAGTAATTTCTGCTGTTGGTAATGTTTCGTTGAAAGTTGGAGCAGTGTTGTCAGAAACAATCACTGTTTGTGTAAATGAAGTTTCATTTCCACAGTCGTCAGTAGCTGTCCATGTACGAGTTAAAGTATAGCTGTTTGCGCAGTCGCCGTCAGTTCTTGTTTCAGTAAATACAACCGGAACATCTGTATCGCAATTATCAGCAGCGGTCAGCACAACAGCCTCCACAACGTTATCACACTCAGCAGTAATTTCTGCTGTTGGTAATGTTTCGTTGAAAGTTGGAGCAGTGTTGTCAGAAACAATCACTGTTTGTGTAAATGAAGTTTCATTTCCACAGTCGTCAGTAGCTTTCCATGTACGAGTTAATGTATAGCTGTTTGCACAGTCACCGTCAGTTCTTGTTTCAGTAAATACAACAGGAACATCTGTATCGCAATTATCAGCAGCAGTCAGCACGTCAGGCTCTACAACGTTATCACACTCAGCAGTAATTTCTGCTGTTGGTAATGTTTCGTTGAAAGTTGGAGCTGTGTTGTCAGAAACAATCACTGTTTGAGTATGAGAAGTTTCATTTCCACAGTCGTCAGTAGCTTTCCATGTACGAGTTAATGTATAGCTGTTTGCGCAGTCACCGTCAGTTCTTATTTCAGTAAATACAACCGGAACATCTGTATCGCAATTATCAGCAGCAGTCAGCACAACAGCCTCCACAACGTTATCACACTCAGCAGTAATTTCTGCTGTTGGTAATGTTTCGTTGAAAGTTGGAGCAGTGTTGTCAGAAACAATCACTGTTTGTGTAAATGAAGTTTCATTATCACAGTCGTCAGTAGCTGTCCATGTACGGGTTAAAGTATAGCTGTTTGCGCAGTCGCCGTCAGTTCTTGTTTCAGTAAATACAACCGGAACATCTATATCGCAATTATCAGCAGCAGTCAGCACAACAGCCTCAGCAACGTCATCACACTCAGCAGTAGTTTCAGCTTGTGGTAATGTTTCGTTGAAAGCTGGAGCAGTGTTATCTTGGATAGAATAACTTGCTGAAGTAGTACTTTCATTTCCGCACGCATCTGTTGCTGTAAATATAACGGTTATTGCTCCACCATCACATTGTATATTTTCATCTTCGCCATAGTTATTACTCCATGTTACATCACCACAATTATCAGTTGCAGTTGCTCCCGCGTGGTTTGCTAACCAATCACTTAATTTGTTTGCAGGATCTATTCCACATTCAATGTTAATGTTAGTTAGGTTGGTGTTGTCGATAGTTGGATCAGTAGTATCTTCGATTTTAAATACTGCAGTAGTTGTGCTTGTATTGTCACATTCGTCAGTGGCAGTAAAAGTAACGGTCAGTTGTCCGGTAGCACCACATTCGTCTGTTAATGTTTGAGTATCGTAGTTGTTGCTCCAGGTCACTTCACCACATAAGTCAGAAGCGGTAGCCCCTGCATTGTTTTCTAACCATGCAGCTAACTCAGCACTCCAGTCATCGGCACATTCTACGGTCAGGTCTTCCATCGCTGTTTCAACGATAGCAGGAGGAGTAGTATCTTCGATTTTAAATACTGCAGTAGTTGTGCTTGTATTGTCACATTCGTCAGTGGCAGTAAAAGTAACGGTCAGTTGTCCGGTAGCACCACATTCGTCTGTTAATGTTTGAGTATCGTAGTTGTTGCTCCAGGTCACTTCACCACATAAGTCAGAAGCGGTAGCCCCTGCATTGTTTTCTAACCATGCAGCTAACTCAGCACTCCAGTCATCGGCACATTCTACGGTCAGGTCTTCCATCGCTGTTTCAACGATAGCAGGAGGAGTAGTATCTTCGATTTTAAATACTGCAGTAGTTGTGCTTGTATTGTCACATTCGTCAGTGGCAGTAAAAGTAACGGTCAGTTGTCCGGTAGCACCACATTCGTCTGTTAATGTTTGAGTATCGTAGTTGTTGCTCCAGGTCACTTCACCACATAAGTCAGAAGCGGTAGCCCCTGCATTGTTTTCTAACCATGCAGCTAACTCAGCACTCCAGTCATCGGCACATTCTACGGTCAGGTCTTCCATCGCTGTTTCAACGATAGCAGGAGGAGTAGTATCTTCGATTTTAAATACTGCAGTAGTTGTGCTTGTATTGTCACATTCGTCAGTGGCAGTAAAAGTAACGGTCAGTTGTCCGGTAGCACCACATTCGTCTGTTAATGTTTGAGTATCGTAGTTGTTGCTCCAGGTCACTTCACCACATAAGTCAGAAGCGGTAGCCCCTGCATTGTTTTCTAACCATGCAGCTAACTCAGCACTCCAGTCATCGGCACATTCTACGGTCAGGTCTTCCATCGCTGTTTCAACGATAGCAGGAGGAGTAGTATCTTCGATTTTAAATACTGCAGTAGTTGTGCTTGTATTGTCACATTCGTCAGTGGCAGTAAAAGTAACGGTCAGTTGTCCGGTAGCACCACATTCGTCTGTTAATGTTTGAGTATCGTAGTTGTTGCTCCAGGTCACTTCACCACATAAGTCAGAAGCGGTAGCCCCTGCATTGTTTTCTAACCATGCAGCTAACTCAGCACTCCAGTCATCGGCACATTCTACGGTCAGGTCTTCCATCGCTGTTTCAACGATAGCAGGAGGAGTAGTATCTTCGATTTTAAATACTGCAGTAGTTGTGCTTGTATTGTCACATTCGTCAGTGGCAGTAAAAGTAACGGTCAGTTGTCCGGTAGCACCACATTCGTCTGTTAATGTTTGAGTATCGTAGTTGTTGCTCCAGGTCACTTCACCACATAAGTCAGAAGCGGTAGCCCCTGCATTGTTTTCTAACCATGCAGCTAACTCAGCACTCCAGTCATCGGCACATTCTACGGTCAGGTCTTCCATCGCTGTTTCAACGATAGCAGGAGGAGTAGTATCTTCGATTTTAAATACTGCAGTAGTTGTGCTTGTATTGTCACATTCGTCAGTGGCAGTAAAAGTAACGGTCAGTTGTCCGGTAGCACCACATTCGTCTGTTAATGTTTGAGTATCGTAGTTGTTGCTCCAGGTCACTTCACCACATAAGTCAGAAGCGGTAGCCCCTGCATTGTTTTCTAACCATGCAGCTAACTCAGCACTCCAGTCATCGGCACATTCCACGGTCAGGTCTTCCATCGCTGTTTCAACGATAGCAGGAGGAGTAGTATCTTCGATTTTAAATACTGCAGTAGTTGTGCTTGTATTGTCACATTCGTCAGTGGCAGTAAAAGTAACGGTCAGTTGTCCGGTAGCACCACATTCGTCTGTTAATGTTTGAGTATCGTAGTTGTTGCTCCAGGTCACTTCACCACATAAGTCAGAAGCGGTAGCCCCTGCATTGTTTTCTAACCATGCAGCTAACTCAGCACTCCAGTCATCGGCACATTCTACGGTCAGGTCTTCCATCGCTGTTTCAACGATAGCAGGAGGAGTAGTATCTTCGATTTTAAATACTGCAGTAGTTGTGCTTGTATTGTCACATTCGTCAGTGGCAGTAAAAGTAACGGTCAGTTGTCCGGTAGCACCACATTCGTCTGTTAATGTTTGAGTATCGTAGTTGTTGCTCCAGGTCACTTCACCACATAAGTCAGAAGCGGTAGCCCCTGCATTGTTTTCTAACCATGCAGCTAACTCAGCACTCCAGTCATCGGCACATTCTACGGTCAGGTCTTCCATCGCTGTTTCAACGATAGCAGGAGGAGTAGTATCTTCGATTTTAAATACTGCAGTAGTTGTGCTTGTATTGTCACATTCGTCAGTGGCAGTAAAAGTAACGGTCAGTTGTCCGGTAGCACCACATTCGTCTGTTAATGTTTGAGTATCGTAGTTGTTGCTCCAGGTCACTTCACCACATAAGTCAGAAGCGGTAGCCCCTGCATTGTTTTCTAACCATGCAGCTAACTCAGCACTCCAGTCATCGGCACATTCCACGGTCAGGTCTTCCATCGCTGTTTCAACGATAGCAGGAGGAGTAGTATCTTGTACTACCACCTCAATACTACAAGTGCTACTACATCCATTCTTTGTAGTAGTTAATTCCAATATAAAACTACCTCCACAAATACCATTTGCATCAACAAGCACAGTCTGGCCTGTTGATGAACCATTAATTGTGGCACCGCCTGAGATACTCCAACTATATGTCATTCCATCTTCATCGGAGCCAGAATAAATATTTCCGGTGCTTGATGGACAAATTGATAAATCTCCTGTAATAGAACAAGAAGGTTTGGGATCAACTTGGAGAGTGAATGTTTCTGTC
It contains:
- a CDS encoding secondary thiamine-phosphate synthase enzyme YjbQ: MQKIITVSTPQHNILVDITSEVEEVVKMTGIKSGLVNVYVQGATAGIMIQENWDDSVQNDVVSLLKKLIPAGVWEHDAQDNNGDSHLKAGMVGPSETIPIVNGKMGLSTWQNIFLCEFDGPRNSRNIVITLIDSEK
- a CDS encoding (2Fe-2S)-binding protein, which codes for MCNFVDEAEIKKLLEKGADSTAQIQSLTRAGTSCGRCLPVIDGLVEEHLKTKPKPQQGKLRLGF
- a CDS encoding type IX secretion system membrane protein PorP/SprF; its protein translation is MMKAKLNIIKGLGILAIVVAAFTSNAQQDPMFTQYMFNTQTINPAYAGTWESVGFMALGRHQWTGWDGAPTTYTFSVQAPLKNERVALGLNVMNDKTGLEKRFYVFADYSYLVPVSEKTNLRLGLKGGFTNYSNNLSQYTILDPGDPNFSGEIKNAFKPNFGVGAFLYSKRAYVGLSVPKLVSTTFENDMESFSVEGELRHYFLIAGAVFDMGENVKFKPTMFTKASFTSETGTPLQFDLTGNFLIKEKLWLGAMYRTGSSYGFIAQWIFDQKLRVGYAIDFTTNNMKHYSNGTHEVMISYELRFKKEEVVSPRYF
- a CDS encoding gliding motility-associated C-terminal domain-containing protein; the protein is MQPLEAVVLTATDNCDSDVQVVFTETRTDGDCANSYTLTRTWTATDDCGNETSFTQTVVVSDNTAPEVTCNDITIQLDANGVATITVDDINGGATDACGSIATMFISQETFNCDNVGENQVTLTAIDECGNEATCTATVTVEEGDADCGFDPFKANDDMLTLVYCPNGTVSGDLDLFANDEGFTRENVSFTILTDLPEGVSVTDGNLLYTNEDPTEAVITFTYSVCHTVNTENCDTAEVTIQVLVDTDCDGVPDLDDLDDDDDGILDIIEEENALDQTSLDSDGDGIVDRLDIDSDNDGIVDNIEWQSTIAEDGEYDYIFPLGTDSNNDGWDDAYDPSSNGITYEPWDMDLDGTPDYLDTNTDNEGEDDIVEGWDEFPNDSIADVSYIGSDADGDGLDDAYDTYNTTTEEWGPGQNAIGSDAYLQDTDDDGVRDWRDAVDDRPVPERFACGEPVIPNAFSPNQDGYNDYFKMMIYCTGDQGGSEERVLGDDYTDARIEIFNRWGNLVYEQERYGNEDYWGDVDAWWDGRSMHDMQVGDDQLPTATYYYILYFNDGSKEPITGFIFLNN
- a CDS encoding HD domain-containing protein — encoded protein: MEEKTGLAIKKFNDYVDSFSGLSEDQLLNFEIKKNHSIRVADLALLLAKNMELNETEAQLAYLIGLFHDIGRFRQLKEYNTFNDAKSVDHAELGIDVLRQGDFFNELDDGQVELIFLAIQQHNKLGLTKNMTDKERLFAKLIRDADKLDILRVITDYYSNPKATPNHTLTWEMPKGGTVSKDVSKQILKGAPVAKESITNELDIKVMQLSWVYDLNYRPSFEIMMEKRYLEKIYNSMPKNDTVIEIYRKVKVFVENKLIA